The Terriglobus sp. TAA 43 sequence TGGAAAGCGCGCGTCACGTACGTTCACCACTCCTGGCCATCCTGCAGCAGTCGAGTTTTGTGAAGCGGATGCGGCACGTTACGCTTTCGCCCGTGCTGGAGAAGCTGTATCGACACGAAGCGAAACATCGTCCAACCCATGTCACGATGGATGGTGCAGATCAACGCTCTCCTTCCGCTCTTGCGCAAGTCGTTGTGGGACTCGTAATTTTCGCAGCAGTTGCCTATGCGGCAATACAGGCATTGCATCTTCTGCATTCCGTCGACCGTAAGGAATTTGGCCTGGTCCTTGGCGGAGCAGGTATGACACTGCTGCGCGTGATCGCTTCCCTGTTTCTTGCAACGTTGTGGACAGTGCCCGTTGGCGTGGCGATTGGATCGCATCCGCGACTCGCCCGCATTGCACAACCGTTGGCACAGATTGCGGCCAGCGTTCCTGCCACTGCATTGTTCCCAGTCATTCTGCTTCTTCTACTGCGTAGCGGTGGAGGCATGAACACAGCGGCCATTCTGCTGATGCTGCTTGGCACGCAGTGGTACGTACTGTTCAACGTGATCGCCGGTGCAATGGCGATCCCGACCGATCTCAAAGAGGTTTCGCGCCTCTTTCACTTCGGCACGGTGCAACGTTGGAAGACCATCATTCTGCCAGGTATCTTTCCTTACCTACTGACCGGCCTCATCACAGCCAGCGGCGGCGCATGGAATGCAAGCATCATCGCAGAGTACTTCCGCCTGAAGGGTAAGACGATGACGGCCTTCGGCCTGGGCGAACAGATCAGCGCTGCGACGGACGCCGGCAACTTTGCAGTACTGTTGTTAGCTACGATCGTGATGGCACTGATGGTGGTAACGATCAACCGTCTGGTGTGGCGTCCGCTGTTCCGCATTGCCGAGTCGAAGTATCGCCTCGGCGCTTAACGGCTCTTGTTTGCGTTTCGAAACGCATAGATCACTGCAAGTATCGGCGGAGCCAGCAACGCACCCCACGGCGGCAGTAGGATGCCTCCAACAATCGGTCCCAACATCGCCGCCCACCACGGCACCAGCGTGCTGCGCTTCAGCAACAGCGGTTGAATCAGCGCTCCATCGACAATCGCGATGAACGCATACAGCCCCAGCGTCCACCACAGCTTGTCCAGATCCGTGTCGACGGATGCGAAGAATGCAGCAATCGCAGGACCGCATACGGCAAGCGCCGTTCCGATCCCCGGAACAAACTGACAGACAGCAGCCACCAGAGCCCACAGCGGCGCCCAGGGCACATGGATGAAGTAAAGGCCCACAAACCACATCAGGCCCACACACAGCGCGTCCAGTGTGGCGGCACGCCACCATCCCATCAGCGCGGTACCCGCCGTGCGCAGATGGTCTGACGGCTGAGGCTGGTAAGAGTTCGCCAGCCGGGAAGGATATTGCTCGTCCGCCACGTTACGCTCCTCATGCGACAAACGCACACACCATAGGATGCATCACAGCAAGTCGAACGACAGGTGAATCCGCAAAGCGAATCGCAAGAGATCGCGACGCTTCGGGAACCGTCCGCGAGGAAACGAATGGCTGTCATGATGCAGGGCTTTTACTGGGATTGTGCCAAGGAAGAAAACCGGCTGGGCGAGTGGTGGAATTACGTCGCTGAAAAGATCCCGTCGCTTGGCAAACAAGGCATTGGTTTTGACGCCATCTGGCTGCCACCAATCAGCAAAGGAGCAAGCCCGGGAACCATGGGCTATGACCCCTATGACTATTTCGACCTTGGAGACTTTGACCAGAAGGACTCGGTAAAGACCAGCTTCGGCAATCGCGCGGAGTTGGAAAGCCTGATCAAGACCATCCATGACAACGGCATGGGCGCAATCGCGGACATGGTGATCAATCACAACAGCGGCGCGGACGAGGAAGAAGAAAATCCCCTGGATGGCCAGAAGCGCTGGACGAAATTCAATCCAAAGAGTGGGAAATTTCCGCGTAACTGGGACTGTTTCCACCCCTCGCGCTATGAAAAGGTCATGCTGGAAGGCGAGAACTTCGCAGGCTTTCCACACCTGTGCCATCGCAATCCGAAGGTCTATGCGGCGATGTATGAATACGCTCGCTTGATCATCGAAGACCTTGATTTCGACGGTTTCCGCTTCGACTTTGTCAAAGGCTTCGGTGCGTGGATGATCGGCCTGCTGGCGAAGTATCAGTATCAGAAGAAGGACAACCCCAACTTCTCGCCCTTTGTCGTAGGCGAATACTGGAGTGGCCCGGATGACATTCACGACTGGCTGGACGCGGTAAGCACGTTAACGGATTCGCAGATCGCCGCGTTCGACTTCCCTCTTCGTTACAAGCTCAAAGATGTTTGCGACACGCTCAATTACGATCTACGCAACCTGACCGATGGCACGTCTGTCTCGGCAGCGCGGCCATTCAACGCCGTAACGTTCGTGGACAACCACGACATGAACGACAACTTTGTCACGAACGACAAGATGCTCGGCTATTCGTTCATCCTCACCCAGGACGGCTATCCCTGCGTCTTCTGGAGGGACTACTACAACTACGAACTGGCACGGCCCGACACACCTAATGGCATCGACGCGTTGGTACAGGCACACCATAAACATGCCGGTGGCGAGAGCTGCATCCTGCACGCTGACCCTGATTTGTATATCTCGCAACGTGGCGGCACGGAAGACCAATCCGGCCTGATTTACGTATTGAACAACCTCGGCAACCAGTGGAGCGGTACCACCGTGAAAACCAAGTGGCCCAACACGCGGTTTATCCCCGTGGCGTGGGACGGTCACGATCAGGCACATCCTGACGAACGCAGCACCGACGAGGAAGGCAACGGCGAATTCCCTGCTCCGCCCCGCGGCTATTGCGTCTATGCACCGATTTTTGAGTAGCCTTTGTTACCCTAGAGTCATGAAGATTGGTGTGCTTGTCTTCCCCGGTTCTAACTGTGACCACGACACCTACAACGTGATCGATGCCGTCGCGCAACAGCCTGTGACCTTTCTCTGGCATGCCAGCGAGGATCTGCAGGGATGCGACGCCATCCTGGTCCCCGGTGGCTTCGCGTATGGCGATTATCTGCGCACCGGCGCGCTCGCGCGTTTTGCCCCCATTATGGGGTCGGTGAAGAAGTTTGCTGCGCAGGGCGGCCCAGTTATGGGCATCTGCAACGGCTTCCAGATTCTCTGCGAGAGCGGCCTGCTGCCCGGCGCGCTGATGCGCAATGCGGGCCTGCGTTACATCTGCAAGCAGGTCAATCTCCGCACCGAAACGAACGACTCGCCCTTCACACACCTGCTGCAACGCGGCGAAGTTCTCCAGATGCCCATCGGCCACATGGAAGGCAATTACTTCTGCGATGCGGATACGCTGGCCACGCTGAAGAAGCAGGATCGCATCGCCTTCCGTTACAGCACGCCCACCGGCGATATCACAGCCGATGCCAACCCGAACGGTTCGCTGGAAAACATCGCCGGCGTACTGAGCGAGGGCCGCAACGTGCTGGGCATGATGCCGCATCCTGACCGCTCCAGTGAGTCCATCCTCGGAACCGCAGATGGACTTAAGCTTTTCCAGGGACTTATCGCGAGCCTGCAGACCGCCTAATTTGCATGATTGATATTCACCACCATCTGCTACCCGGTATCGACGACGGCTCCAAGAGCCTCGAACAATCCATTGCCATGGTCACCATGGCGGTGGAAGATGGCATCACGCATATCGTCGCCACACCGCACGCCGACGATACGTGGAAGTACAACCGTGAACGCAACGCAGAACTGCTTCAGCAATTACGTGAAGCGTTACCAGCAGAAGTCGCCGCAAAGATCACATTAGGCCTTGGTTGCGACTTCCATATGAACTGGGAGAACACGGAAGACGCGCACGTTCACAAGCGCCGTTACACCATCAACGAAACGGAATATCTTCTTGTCGAACTACCCGATGTCGGCATTCCGAACCGCATGGACGAGTTGCTATACCAACTCCGCGTGGATGGTCTAACCCCGATCCTGACGCATCCGGAGCGCAACACCACACTGCAACGTTCGCGTGATCGTCTACGCGAATGGATGCAAAGCGGCCTGCTTCTGCAGATAACGGCGGGATCCGTCACTGGCCACTTCGGGAGCACTGCGGAAACCTTCGCATGGGAGTTGCTGGAGAAGCGCTGGGTTCACTTCCTGGCCACCGACGCCCACAACCTGGACCGCCGGCCACCGCACATGAGTTCCGCGTATCGACTTGTGTCCGAACGGCTTGGCACGGAAACCGCAGAGCGTCTTTGCGTCACCAATCCCCTTACTGTCTTTGAAGGGAGACCTTGGCCGTCGCAACCCGCGCCAATTGGTCTCTTTGAGCAGCAGTTCGGCGACGATGATGACGACGATGACAAGCCCTCCTTCTGGCGCCGCATCTTCGGTCGTTAAAAGAACCAGAGTCCTTTCCGGGAACAAGCTCATCACAATCAAGGACTAATTCTGTCGTAGATTGCGTTACGATGGTAGAAGCGTGCATTACGCCCGCTGAAGTTTCTGGAAGAAGGGCCCGCGCAGTGCACCTGGCAGAGTTGAAGCATGGAGAGAAGGCCACGGTGCTGGGTGTGGCACAGGGCGAAGCCTATTGCCACCTGTGCGCCCTGGGGCTGAACACCGGAGCAGAAGTTGAAGTAGTACGGACCCTCTCGCGACGCACTGTTCTCATCGTTCGGGTGGATGGCTTTGATATTGCCCTGCGCGGCGAAACCGCATCGACAGTAAAGATTCGTATGGAGAGTGCCTTGTGAGCACCGCAACGGTCATCGCCGTGGAGAAGTCCACATCGGCCCGACCTGCGGGGGCGTTTCAGACCATCGGTCTCATCGGTCCACCTAACGTTGGTAAGACCACGCTCTTCAATCGCCTGACAGGACTGCGTCAGAAGGTCAGCAACTACAGCGGCGTCACCGTAGAGCATCGCTCCGGCAAATTGAAATCAGGTCAGACCGTCATTGACCTTCCGGGCGTGTGGTCACTCACACCCGAGAGCGAAGACCAGAAGATCGCCGTCAACGTTCTGCACGGCACGCAGCTTGGTGTGCCGAAGCTTGACGCTGTTTTGCTCGTCGTCGACGGCACAGCGCTGCATCGCTACATGGGCCTTATCCATGAAGTGTTGGCATGTGGCCTTCCCACCATGGTGCTCATCAACATGGCGGACGAACTGGTGGCTCGCAATGGTTACATTGATCCGCTTGCCGTAGCACGTGAACTGGGTTCGCCCACGGCGCTGATCAGCGCATCACGCGGCACCGGCATGGACGCCATCTCGCACTTCCTGAATGCGCAGCACGCCGCAGCGCAGATTCTGCCCGTGCTGCAGGCGGGTGGCAACGCTGCTCCCGGATGCGCCACGGACTGCAACACACTCACTCGCTCCGGCGCTTATCGTCGTCCGCATCACTCCAAGTTCACACGTGCTTTTGATCGCTGGGCGCTCCATCCGGTCGTTGGGCCGTTGATGTGTATTCTCTTCATCGCCGCGGCATTTCAGATCATGTTCCGCCTCGCCTATCCCGCAGGCCAGTGGCTCAGCACATGGCTTGGCAATATCGGCATCGCGGCTGGTGCACACATTCCTGACGCGATCCTGCGCGCGATCATCGTCGACGGCATCTGGAACGGTATTGCTTCCATCCTTGGCTTCCTACCCACCATCCTCTGCATGTTCCTCGTGATCACACTGCTTGAGGATTCCGGTTACATGGCGCGTGCAGCCGTCATTGCAGACCGCACCATGGGCCACGTAGGCCTGAATGGACGCTCGTTCCTGCCTCTACTCAGCGCCTATGCCTGCGCCGTTCCCGCCATCATGGCCACACGGGCTATCCCATCCAAGCGCGACCGCCTGGCAACGATCCTGATTGCTCCGTTCATGACATGCAGCGCTCGCCTGCCTGTGTATGCGCTGCTCATTGCGGCGTTCATTCCGCAGCGCAAGGTTCTTGGAAATCTTCTCGGGCTGCAAGCTGTCACTCTGATGCTGCTCTATGCCGTTGGTCTTCTCGCGGCGCTGTTCACTGCGAAGCTACTGCATTCCAGCGCGCTTAAAGGCAGCGCGTCCATGTTCGCGATTGAACTGCCGAACTACCGCATGCCGCGCCTGCACACAGTGGCGCTGGCCATCTATGACCGCAGCATCGTCTTCCTGAAGCAGGTGGGAACGGTCATTCTGGTGCTGAACCTGGCCATCTGGTTCCTGTCGCACATGCCATTCCACAATGGTCTGCCCAGCGACGTGGGTGCAAGCTATCTCGCGCGGCTCGGCGATGTGATTCAGCCGCTGCTGCATCCCCTTGGTCTGAATCGCAACGTAGGCATTTCGCTCCTGGGTGCATTCGTAGCGCGCGAGAGTGTCGTCAGCACCCTTGCCACACTCTACGGTCAGGTCAACGTGGGCGAGGCTCTGCGCTCGGAGATCGGCCTCGCAGGCGCGATCGCGCTGCTCGTCTTCTTCGCGCTCGCCATGCAGTGCACGGCAACGCTCGCCGTCGTACGCCGCGAGACGAATAGCTGGAAGTGGCCTCTGTTGCAATTTGCGTACATGACGGTGCTGGCTTATGGCGCGTCATTCGCCACATATCGCATCGCACTCGCCATGCACCTGTAGATTTCCGCTGTAACGAAGCAGTAAGCTGCAGGGCATGACGCCGCTTCCCCGCCGCACATTTCTCAAGACCACCGCAGCCGCCGTGGCCACACTTCCGTGGATCGCGAACGAGGCGCAACATGCAAAGACTCCGACAACTCCTAAGACATCGGGAGTCACGATCCATGTGCGAGAGATGGGTGCCACCGGCGACGGCAAAACCAAAGACACACTCGCACTCCAGCAATCGCTCGATCGTTGTTCTCTGCTTGGCGGTGGTGAAGTCATTCTCTCCGCAGGTGAGTATCTAAGCGGCGCGCTGCAGCTACATTCCAACACCACACTGCGTATCGAAGAAGGCGCAACACTCACCGGCTCACCCGACATGCTGGACTATCCGCTGGCGCAGGTGCGATGGGAGGGTAAGTTCATCAAAGGCTACTCGGCCTTTATCAACGCAGTGGATGCATCCAACATTCGCATCACTGGGCCGGGCCGCATCGTCGGCAGTTCCGCTATTGTTGGACGCCTTGAAAAAGGCACGCGCATGCGCCTGCCTGCGTTGATTGAGTTCACAAACTGTCGCAACGTTACCGTGGACAACATCTTCACGAAACAGTTCGGCATGTGGTCGATCCATCCGCTACTCAGTGACAACGTGACTTTTCGCAACGTCACGATTGAAAGCGGCGCGGACGGCATTGATCCTGACTCGTGCCGCAACATGATCATCGACAACTGCACCTTCCGCACCGTGGATGACTGTATTGCTATCAAGAGCGGACGAGGCTCTGAAGCCTATCGCGTGGCGCGTCCATCCGAGAACATTCACATCTCCAACTGCACCTTCACCGACGCGCGCTGGGCCTGTGTCTCTATTGGCTCAGAAGCGTCCGGCGGCGTGCGCAACGTGGTGGTGGAGCACTGCAAGATCCTCTCCGCATACACGCACGGCGTCTACATCAAGACACGCAGCGGACGCGGAGCATTCATTGAAGACGTCATCTTCCGCGACATGGATGTCGCCGGCTGTCGAGAAGGCTTCCTTCGACTCAACAGCCTCGGCAGCGGCTTGCAGGACCAGGACCCCGTTCCCGGCGATGAAGGACTGCCGCAACTACGCAATCTACGCTTCACAGACATCCGCGTGCAGGATGTGCCACAGCTTGTCGTTGCAACCGAGATTCACCCGAAGAAGCCGCTCGACGGTCTCGTTCTCGCAAATATTTCTGGCACCTGCCGTAAGGGCATGGAGATAGCCAATGCAACTCACGTCGACATTCGCAATGTAACGGTCACCGGCTTCAACGGCCCACTATTGGCGACGAAAAACGTTACCGGCAAAGGCCTTGCAGGAGCAGTAGAACTGCCCGCATCTGTCCTTCCGAAGATCCCTGATGAGATTCTTCCACCGGCAACACCATACATTCTCAAGTAAGTTTGTTATTCTGTATCAGGAACGGGCGAGTAGCTCAGCTGGTTAGAGCGCCTGCCTTACAAGCAGGATGTCGGGGGTTCGAATCCCTCCTTGCCCACCATCATCACCGTTCTCGCTGCAAACAACCAAGAGGCGATGGGGTTCGCCTTGATGCCCAGCCCACAGGCTGGAGCTGATGACTCCTACGACTGTAGGAGGCCCATTGCTCAAAATCGATTTCCGATACATTTTTAATGAACCCTTCGGCATGGTGCGTCACCTGCTGCGTTGGATTCCCCTTGCCTGTGCCGTCGGTATCGCTGGGGGAACAGCGTCCGCCATTCTGCTGGCGTCGCTGACGTACGCAACGAATCTGCGCGAGAGCCACATCTGGGTCATCTTTCTGCTTGCCCCCGTTGGATGGCTGATGGGCCTGATGTATCGCCACTTCGGCAAAAAGGTCGAAGGCGGCAACAACCTCATCCTCGAACAGATTCACGATCCCAAAGACGTCATCCCCTTCCGCATGACGCCGTTGATCCTCATCGGCACCTTCCTCACACACGTCTTTGGTGGCTCTGCAGGCCGCGAAGGAACGGCCGTACAGACCGGCGCCTCCCTCGCCGACCAACTCACGCGCCCGCTGCGCCTATCGCCCCAGGATCGCCGCATCCTCTTGATGACCGGAGTCAGCGCAGGTTTCGGCTCGGTCTTCGGGACCCCCCTGGCTGGCGGCGTCTTCGGTATGGAAGTGCTTGCCATCGGAGCCATCGGTTACGACGCTATTGCCCCCTGCTTCCTCGCCGCCTTCGTGGGTGATCTGGTAACGCGCGCATGGGAACCCATCCTGCCCGGCATTCATCACACGGTGTACTCCGTTTCTGAAGTACCAGCATTCAACGTGCGCACCATCCTCTATGCGTCGATCGCAGGCGTGCTCTTTGGATTGGTCGCGATGCTCTTCGCGCGCATCACTCACACCATCGCCAGCACCATGCGCCGCCTGATCCACCGCTCCGAACTCCGCCCGGTCGTTGGAGGACTTCTGGTCACGGCTGCAGTGTTCGGTATCGGCTACGCGCACACTGGAAAATATCTGGGACTCGGCATTCCCACAATCGTCGCGGCATTCCACACGCATCTGCCGTTTTACGATTTCGCCGCCAAGCTCGTCTTCACCGCTGTCACGTTGGGCACCGGCTTCAAAGGTGGCGAAGTCACTCCCCTGTTCTTCATCGGCGCCACAATGGGCAATGCCCTCTCCTCGGTGATTCCCCTGCCGTCTTCGCTCCTCGCTGGCATGGGCTTCGTGGCGGTCTTCGCTGGAGCTGCCAACACACCCCTGGCGTCCACACTGATGGCCATGGAGCTCTTCGGGGCCGAAGCGGGTGCCTACGCCGCCATCGCCTGCATCCTGAGCTATCTCTTCTCTGGACACGACGGCATTTATCACGCACAGCGCATCCGCAGCAGCAAATACGCAGAACAGCTTCCCCTTACCCTGGAGGCCAAACTGCAATCCGAAGAAAGCGCTGATAGATAACGTCTGTCCCAGGAGCGGGAAAGAAATGCACAGGGAAAGGTTCAGACAAGGCGTGTAAACGCAGAGCAAACCTGATACACTCAATCTTGTTGTTGGGCAGTTCGGTCTGGACCTGAAAAGGGACAATCCTCGAGCACCCAGAAACAACAAAGTGTGAACGCACTTTGGGGACGTAGCTCAGTTGGTTAGAGCGCTGCCCTGTCACGGCAGAGGTCGCGGGTTCGAGCCCCGTCGTCCCCGCCACTCAAAACAAAGCACGTGCTTGAGTGGCAACCTACAGTGACAATCCATGACAAGAGATAGTTGAGATAGAGCTTGCTGCTCCTCGGGTACCACTCAGTTAGCGTCGGTGCACTTCTTTTCTACACTGACGTCCCTGGAATCGCCTTCATGTCC is a genomic window containing:
- a CDS encoding ABC transporter permease subunit; translation: MKMLPGSFSNLRSRGEMVIPRTLARSQAVRRSWPFLLDLIVASIGLAAFYGVVQIARLWLGHAEPQVTLSLSPRALPLYALYSVVRMFLAYLLSLVFAIGYGYVAAYSRRMEALMIAALDILQSIPVLSFLPGVMLAMVALFPSRQLGLELGAIVLIFTGQVWNMAFSFYSSLKSLPRELTEASAIYGYSRWQRLFQLELPFAAIGLIWNSMVSVAGGWFFLMACEMFVLGSRDFRLPGLGSYLQTAASEGNTPAILWGLFTMILIIVATDQLLWRPVIAWSDRFKFEQVESARHVRSPLLAILQQSSFVKRMRHVTLSPVLEKLYRHEAKHRPTHVTMDGADQRSPSALAQVVVGLVIFAAVAYAAIQALHLLHSVDRKEFGLVLGGAGMTLLRVIASLFLATLWTVPVGVAIGSHPRLARIAQPLAQIAASVPATALFPVILLLLLRSGGGMNTAAILLMLLGTQWYVLFNVIAGAMAIPTDLKEVSRLFHFGTVQRWKTIILPGIFPYLLTGLITASGGAWNASIIAEYFRLKGKTMTAFGLGEQISAATDAGNFAVLLLATIVMALMVVTINRLVWRPLFRIAESKYRLGA
- a CDS encoding AI-2E family transporter yields the protein MADEQYPSRLANSYQPQPSDHLRTAGTALMGWWRAATLDALCVGLMWFVGLYFIHVPWAPLWALVAAVCQFVPGIGTALAVCGPAIAAFFASVDTDLDKLWWTLGLYAFIAIVDGALIQPLLLKRSTLVPWWAAMLGPIVGGILLPPWGALLAPPILAVIYAFRNANKSR
- a CDS encoding alpha-amylase domain-containing protein encodes the protein MAVMMQGFYWDCAKEENRLGEWWNYVAEKIPSLGKQGIGFDAIWLPPISKGASPGTMGYDPYDYFDLGDFDQKDSVKTSFGNRAELESLIKTIHDNGMGAIADMVINHNSGADEEEENPLDGQKRWTKFNPKSGKFPRNWDCFHPSRYEKVMLEGENFAGFPHLCHRNPKVYAAMYEYARLIIEDLDFDGFRFDFVKGFGAWMIGLLAKYQYQKKDNPNFSPFVVGEYWSGPDDIHDWLDAVSTLTDSQIAAFDFPLRYKLKDVCDTLNYDLRNLTDGTSVSAARPFNAVTFVDNHDMNDNFVTNDKMLGYSFILTQDGYPCVFWRDYYNYELARPDTPNGIDALVQAHHKHAGGESCILHADPDLYISQRGGTEDQSGLIYVLNNLGNQWSGTTVKTKWPNTRFIPVAWDGHDQAHPDERSTDEEGNGEFPAPPRGYCVYAPIFE
- the purQ gene encoding phosphoribosylformylglycinamidine synthase subunit PurQ → MKIGVLVFPGSNCDHDTYNVIDAVAQQPVTFLWHASEDLQGCDAILVPGGFAYGDYLRTGALARFAPIMGSVKKFAAQGGPVMGICNGFQILCESGLLPGALMRNAGLRYICKQVNLRTETNDSPFTHLLQRGEVLQMPIGHMEGNYFCDADTLATLKKQDRIAFRYSTPTGDITADANPNGSLENIAGVLSEGRNVLGMMPHPDRSSESILGTADGLKLFQGLIASLQTA
- a CDS encoding tyrosine-protein phosphatase → MIDIHHHLLPGIDDGSKSLEQSIAMVTMAVEDGITHIVATPHADDTWKYNRERNAELLQQLREALPAEVAAKITLGLGCDFHMNWENTEDAHVHKRRYTINETEYLLVELPDVGIPNRMDELLYQLRVDGLTPILTHPERNTTLQRSRDRLREWMQSGLLLQITAGSVTGHFGSTAETFAWELLEKRWVHFLATDAHNLDRRPPHMSSAYRLVSERLGTETAERLCVTNPLTVFEGRPWPSQPAPIGLFEQQFGDDDDDDDKPSFWRRIFGR
- a CDS encoding FeoA family protein, producing MHLAELKHGEKATVLGVAQGEAYCHLCALGLNTGAEVEVVRTLSRRTVLIVRVDGFDIALRGETASTVKIRMESAL
- a CDS encoding ferrous iron transporter B encodes the protein MSTATVIAVEKSTSARPAGAFQTIGLIGPPNVGKTTLFNRLTGLRQKVSNYSGVTVEHRSGKLKSGQTVIDLPGVWSLTPESEDQKIAVNVLHGTQLGVPKLDAVLLVVDGTALHRYMGLIHEVLACGLPTMVLINMADELVARNGYIDPLAVARELGSPTALISASRGTGMDAISHFLNAQHAAAQILPVLQAGGNAAPGCATDCNTLTRSGAYRRPHHSKFTRAFDRWALHPVVGPLMCILFIAAAFQIMFRLAYPAGQWLSTWLGNIGIAAGAHIPDAILRAIIVDGIWNGIASILGFLPTILCMFLVITLLEDSGYMARAAVIADRTMGHVGLNGRSFLPLLSAYACAVPAIMATRAIPSKRDRLATILIAPFMTCSARLPVYALLIAAFIPQRKVLGNLLGLQAVTLMLLYAVGLLAALFTAKLLHSSALKGSASMFAIELPNYRMPRLHTVALAIYDRSIVFLKQVGTVILVLNLAIWFLSHMPFHNGLPSDVGASYLARLGDVIQPLLHPLGLNRNVGISLLGAFVARESVVSTLATLYGQVNVGEALRSEIGLAGAIALLVFFALAMQCTATLAVVRRETNSWKWPLLQFAYMTVLAYGASFATYRIALAMHL
- a CDS encoding glycoside hydrolase family 28 protein; the protein is MTPLPRRTFLKTTAAAVATLPWIANEAQHAKTPTTPKTSGVTIHVREMGATGDGKTKDTLALQQSLDRCSLLGGGEVILSAGEYLSGALQLHSNTTLRIEEGATLTGSPDMLDYPLAQVRWEGKFIKGYSAFINAVDASNIRITGPGRIVGSSAIVGRLEKGTRMRLPALIEFTNCRNVTVDNIFTKQFGMWSIHPLLSDNVTFRNVTIESGADGIDPDSCRNMIIDNCTFRTVDDCIAIKSGRGSEAYRVARPSENIHISNCTFTDARWACVSIGSEASGGVRNVVVEHCKILSAYTHGVYIKTRSGRGAFIEDVIFRDMDVAGCREGFLRLNSLGSGLQDQDPVPGDEGLPQLRNLRFTDIRVQDVPQLVVATEIHPKKPLDGLVLANISGTCRKGMEIANATHVDIRNVTVTGFNGPLLATKNVTGKGLAGAVELPASVLPKIPDEILPPATPYILK
- a CDS encoding voltage-gated chloride channel family protein is translated as MTPTTVGGPLLKIDFRYIFNEPFGMVRHLLRWIPLACAVGIAGGTASAILLASLTYATNLRESHIWVIFLLAPVGWLMGLMYRHFGKKVEGGNNLILEQIHDPKDVIPFRMTPLILIGTFLTHVFGGSAGREGTAVQTGASLADQLTRPLRLSPQDRRILLMTGVSAGFGSVFGTPLAGGVFGMEVLAIGAIGYDAIAPCFLAAFVGDLVTRAWEPILPGIHHTVYSVSEVPAFNVRTILYASIAGVLFGLVAMLFARITHTIASTMRRLIHRSELRPVVGGLLVTAAVFGIGYAHTGKYLGLGIPTIVAAFHTHLPFYDFAAKLVFTAVTLGTGFKGGEVTPLFFIGATMGNALSSVIPLPSSLLAGMGFVAVFAGAANTPLASTLMAMELFGAEAGAYAAIACILSYLFSGHDGIYHAQRIRSSKYAEQLPLTLEAKLQSEESADR